A window of Rhinolophus ferrumequinum isolate MPI-CBG mRhiFer1 chromosome X, mRhiFer1_v1.p, whole genome shotgun sequence contains these coding sequences:
- the VMA21 gene encoding vacuolar ATPase assembly integral membrane protein VMA21 isoform X2 yields MERIDKAALNALQPPDVRNESSLASTLKTLLFFTALMITVPIGLYFTTKSYVFEGAFGMSARDSYFYAAIVAVVAVHVVLALFVYVAWNEGSRQWREGKQD; encoded by the exons ATGGAGCGCATTGATAAAGCGGCGCTGAACGCGCTGCAGCCGCCCGACGTCAG AAATGAAAGTTCATTAGCATCTACCCTGAAGACGCTCCTGTTCTTCACAGCTTTAATGATCACTGTACCTATTGGGTTATATTTTACCACGAAGTCTTATGTTTTTGAAG GCGCCTTTGGGATGTCCGCTAGGGACAGCTATTTTTATGCTGCTATTGTTGCCGTGGTCGCTGTCCACGTGGTGCTGGCCCTCTTTGTCTATGTGGCCTGGAATGAAGGCTCTCGACAGTGGCGTGAAGGCAAACAGGATTAA
- the VMA21 gene encoding vacuolar ATPase assembly integral membrane protein VMA21 isoform X1, producing the protein MLRGKSRLNVEWLGNSPGLLLERRRPLPERMPRCPGRNESSLASTLKTLLFFTALMITVPIGLYFTTKSYVFEGAFGMSARDSYFYAAIVAVVAVHVVLALFVYVAWNEGSRQWREGKQD; encoded by the exons ATGCTGCGAGGCAAGTCCCGGCTCAACGTGGAATGGCTAGGCAACTCGCCTGGGCTACTCCTAGAGCGCAGGAGGCCCCTGCCAGAACGCATGCCGCGCTGTCCGGGCCG AAATGAAAGTTCATTAGCATCTACCCTGAAGACGCTCCTGTTCTTCACAGCTTTAATGATCACTGTACCTATTGGGTTATATTTTACCACGAAGTCTTATGTTTTTGAAG GCGCCTTTGGGATGTCCGCTAGGGACAGCTATTTTTATGCTGCTATTGTTGCCGTGGTCGCTGTCCACGTGGTGCTGGCCCTCTTTGTCTATGTGGCCTGGAATGAAGGCTCTCGACAGTGGCGTGAAGGCAAACAGGATTAA